Sequence from the Segatella copri genome:
AATGCAACCTTTACATATAATGGCAAGAGTTGGGAATTGACAAGTGGTGAATTGGTTTATCGGGAAGGAGACCCTGCATACATACCTCATGTATATTATGCCCCTAATTACAAATGGGAAGCCGGCAAATTAGTTTTGAAAGAAGGTAAGGATCCTGGAACAGATGAATATATCGAGGGAAATGCTATAATCACTGGTAATGGTATAAATGTATCTTTTGCCGAGGCAACACGCAACTATTCACGACTCCGCATTGCAACTATGCCAAATAAGCAAATAACAGTTGATACCGAATATTTCACTCCTGCGGGCAGCAGCGATATGAAATGGGATCAAAATTATGCCCTTACATCTGATGAAAATGGCAATGCCTATTTATATGGTAATTTTGTAACAAATTCCAGAGTCGATGTGAAATATGGGGAAGTTCCTTTGGCAACTTATAAATTCACGCAAGAAACAAAAAATGCTAAGAGTTATGCACTGGATGCTACTGTTGTTTCGCTGACTGACGAAGGTATCACTTACGAACAAATTGTGGAAGATGTCAAGAAGGAATTGGATGCGGGCAAGACTTACATCAATCTCATGCTTGCTCCCGATGCGGATGAAGAAACATTGGATGCAATACATATCGGACTTCAAGATGCAGGGTATGGGAGTATAAACCTTACTTTGATAGGATGTAAGAAGATTCCTTCAAGAGGATTTATGTACTGTAAAATGCTGAAATCCATAGCCCTCCCAGATGTTACAGAAATCGAGGGAAATGCTTTTTTAGATTGTACAGGGCTTCAAAAAGTAGTTTTAGGCAATCTTACAAAAGTATATGGTAATGTCAGAAATAATGGTATCTTTGATGGTCTCGACACTAAATACATCGATTTGGTTTTGTCAGAAGACCAGAAAGTTATGAATGGTGGCGAAACCGAAGGTGGGTATTGTTGGACTGCTGATATTACTAAAGATTATAGTGGTAGCGACGAACATAATGGAAGAGTATTCCTCGATTATGACTTCAAGTCTATTACATGTGTCTATCCAGTTCCATAATAAATACAGATTGTTTAACTCCAAACTGGGCAGGAGTATAAGTTGCCCAGCAAACATATCCCCCCGCACTTTATGGGAAACGACAAGGGTCTATATGCCACGATGAACAGGAGGCGTATAGACCCTTCATTTGTGGTATGGGATGGCTATCCTTTATCTTATAAAATACGGGAATCCAAACTTTTCCCGAAACTTTTCTCCCGTTTTCTTTGCGTTTTCAAAATAAAGTCGTAACTTTGCAATCAAGATAGATTAAAAAAGGAGGTTGCGATGCCAAAGATATTTGAATACTTCGGATTTATCTTTCTGTTCTATTCAAATGAGCATGAACCAATACACGTTCATGTAATGAAGGATGGACATGAAGCTATTTTCGAGATAATATTAGAAAATGGTGAACTTGTTGAAATTCATAGAAGAACTTCTAGCAAGATACCACCTTTAAGTGAGAAGGATGCTGCTACAGCAGAAGCCTTTGTGAAGAAGTACTATAAGAATATAGTTGATAAATGGGTAAACTTCTTTATTTATAAGAAAAGAATACGTTCAACTAAAATAACGAAGAAATTATGAACTTAAGTATCGTTTCTGCAAAATATGTGGCGCCATTAAAAGTTGAATTACACTTTAATGATGACACCATTAAGACGATAGATGTAGGTGCTTTTATCAGAAATCACCCACATCCGCAATATAACTCTTACTTGAATGAAAACAAATTCAAAAAGTTCAAGATAGAGTTTGGTAATATCGTTTGGGGAAAGAATTGGGATTTGATATTTCCAATAGATAAGTTATATGCTGGCGTTTGCTGCTGAACAAGAAAAGAATATTGTATAAGTCCTTAATACAGTGATTTTTACAGTACCTCACGGGAAATGACAAGGGTCTATATACCACGATGAACAGGTGGCGTATAGACCCTTGATTATATGGTGATATTCGTAATCTACATCTCCGCTTTCAGCAGCTTTATCTCCTCTGCCGTCAGCCCCGTCATATCCATGATAGACGCTTCATCCATACCCTTTGCCAGCATCTTTCTGGCAATCTCAAGGCTTCGCAGGTTCATGCCTTCAGCTCTGCCTTCTTCTCTACCTTTCTCCATACCTTTTTCCATACCTTCCTTCATACCAATTTCCTTACCCTCAGCTATACCTTCACGCTTAGCAGTGTCTACGGAATTCTTGATGTCGCGATATGCCATCTTGCTGGTCTCGTACTCCCTCATTTCCTGCGGTGTAAACTTGGCTATTTCGGCTTCCTCGAAGAGGCGGTCGAAGACCTTGTCGCACAGCTCTTTAGGGCGCTGGGTAAGCTTATAGAGGTTCTTCAGTGCATAGAGCCACTTCTCGTAGAGCGTATCCAGTTCTTCCAGGGGTTTGTTGAACTTGGAAATCTCTACATAAATATATTCGAGCTTGTCGTAAAATACTTTGTGGGTAGCTGTGTCGCACAACTGCACATGATGGCGGATTTTCTCCTTGTCGAAGGCGTCCTCGTTCATGCTGAAGTTGAGCAGGGCAACGGTATATATATGATTGAGCTTGAAATCCCACTCATTCCCCTTGGGCGCCTGTTCTCGGATGGGGAAGGTGGAGTAGAAGAGGGCGCGATCCTTGAAATACGTCTGGTAGGCATTCTGCATTTCAACGATGAACTTCTCGCCGTTTTCGCCCTCACAATATACATCAAAGATGGCTCTGCGGTCGGTATATACATCTCCCACATGCTCTGGATTCAGATACGACACGTCCTTCACAACCTGTCTGCCATTAAACAAGCTGTTGAGGAAGCAAATGAGCAAATCCTTGTTCATTGCTGTTCCAAAAATTCGCTTGAAACCGAAGTCGGTCAGCAAGCTGATGTATCTTTCTTCTACCTGCTTCATAATCATCTGTATTAAATATCCATGCCGCAAAGTTACGACTTTATTTTCAAACCCGCAAGAGATTTCTGTGAAAAGTTTATGAAAAAGTTAGGAACCCACATATTTTATGTTATAAGGTAAATATCTGTGTAAATCTGTGACAAGGGTCTATATGCCACGATGAACAGGTGGCATATAGACCCTTGATTATATGGTGATATTCGTAATCTACCTGGCATCAAACCAAAGTAGTCATTTTCAGAAAATCTCGCAGATGAATGTGCTTAATGCCATCAATATTGGTTTGACTGTAAAGCCTATCCATAGAAATCACGTATTTGGGATGACTGTCTTTTATCAATTTCAAATTGCCGAATTCACGCTCTACCGTTTCCTCAGAAGCCAGCAGATAGGTAACTTGCACATACGCCACACTATCCGCTTTCTCGGCAACAAAATCAATCTCAGCCTTATACATCTGACCAACATATACTTTATACCCCATCCTGCACAAATGGATATATACAGCGTTTTCCATCACCTTTTCGATATCAAAACGCCTGTTGCCACCTATAATATGATTCCTGATTCCCAGGTCTTCGAAATAGAACTTGTCGCCTAACTCGAAAAGTCGCTTGCCATGAATGTCGTATCTGTTAACTCTATCGATAATAAAAGCATTGCTTAAATACTCCAAATACGTGAGAATCATCTTGGCAGACGTTTCGGTGTTCTGGCTTTTCAGAAATTTTACAATACTCGTTGCTGAGAATTGTTTACCGATATTATCGCTCACAAACTTCAGCAGCGTTCGCAACAATGGTATGTTTCTGATGTTTTCTCGCTCTATGATATCACGAAGTACTATCGTATTATACACATTGTCAAGATAATCTTCTACCAAATCGGTATTTTCCAATCCTAAACTGCGCAACTGAGGGAGCCCGCCATACTGCAGATACAGGTTCAAGGAAGCATCATCATCCTTCAGTTCATGGAACGTCAGGAACTCTTCATAGCAGAGTCCTCTAATGCGATAAGCAATATATCTGCCTCTCAGGCGAGTTGCCAGTTCGCCCGATAGCATCTTGGCGTTGCTGCCGGTAATCATAATCTGGCAGGTATCATCCGATTGGATACTGAGGAGTGCTTTCTCGAAATCAGAAATCTCCTGCACCTCATCAATAAACAGATAGTTTTCCTTACCCTCAACGATGTTGGCTGCTACATAAGCCTCCAGATCCTGATAGTTGGCTATCATATCAAATGAGGTTTTCTCCTTATCTATATAGATAACGTGATTTTCTTCATTCTCAGCGATGTGATTATAAATTCGCCGCATCACACAACTCTTGCCGACACGCCTCTGGCCCGTCAATGCAATCATCATTCCACGTCCAAACATGCGTTCGATACGATTGGAATACCCTAGTCTTTCTAATATTTTTTGTTTCATACGAGTAAAACTTTTCACAAAGATACTCTTTTTGTTTCACATAAGTAACAAAAACGATAGATTTTTTGTTTTTATTACTTATAATTAACAGGTTGGGTACACATTGCACCTCACGGGAAACGACAAGGGTCTATATGCTACGAAGAAAAGGTGTCGTATAGACCCTTGGTTATATGGTGATATTTGTAATCTACATCTCCGCTTTCTGTTTTTTATGAATTGCTCAGATTCTTAATGATTTCCAAAGACAGCTGGGTAGCTTTGGCAACCTGTTCGGCAGAAAGTCCCATTGCCAGCAATCGTTGTGCTGTTTCTGTGTTTGCCTCATGTTTGCCTTCTGCTCTACCTATTTCTATACCTTCACGCTTGGCAGTGTCTACGGAATTCTTGATGTCGCGATATGCCATCTTGCTGGCTTCAAAGCTGATGTATCTTTCTTCTACCTGCTTCATAATCATCTGTATTAAAAATCCATGCCGCAAAGTTACGGTTTTATTTTCATATCTGCAAGAGATTTCTGGGATTTTTAAAGGTAAAAAAGTAAAAAGGTAAAAAAGTAAAGATTTTGCTATCCCAATACTATCTGATAACTTTTTCTAAAACTTTTCCCAAAAATCTCTTGTGGGTTTGAAAATAAAGTCGTAACTTTGCGGGAAAGTTGACTTTTAAAGATAGATTAGGTGTTATGGCTGAAAAGAACAATATACCACAGTTTGTGAACAGCGACTCATTCATGGCAGACAAGAACTATGTGAAGTGGTTGTCTGACTTGAAAAAGCGCTTTCATGCGGCACAGCTTAAAGCTGCAGTCAAAGTGAATACAGAAATGCTCAAATTCTATTGGAGTTTGGGCGAGGACATTTGTGAGAAACAGAAACAGTATAAGTGGGGGGCAAAAGTTATTGGAAGACTTAGTCTTGACTTGCGTGCGGAATTTCCTCAGAGTGAGGGATTTTCCAGGACCAACTTGTATGATATCAAACGGTGGTTTGCGTTCTATTCAAGTCAAATAGAATTTGTCCACCAGGCTGGTGGACAATTACAGAAAGTGGATAATGCCAACACACCAATTCCGGAGATTCTGCTTGGTGTGCCTTGGAGACACCAAACGGTAATTGTTTCCAAATGCGATACGATAAACGAAGCCTTGTTCTATCTTAATAAGGTAGTTGAAAACAACATGAGCCGTACAGAATTGGAGTATGTTGTTAAGTCTCAATTGTATGAGCATACAGGCAAGGCGTTGAACAACTTTGATGTTACATTGTCGCAACCGCAAAACCTATTGGCTGCAGAGATTATAAAAGATCCATATAAGTTGGATTTCTTCTCTTTACCGAGCAAGTTCAGCGAAATGGATTTGGAGAATAAGTTGGCTACCAATATTACTCGTTTCCTCTTGGAACTGGGTAAGGGCTTTGCGTATGTAGGTCGGCAGATAGAACTTGATACGCCAAGCGGAAAGGCGTACTTCCCCGACATGATATTCTACCATACTCGGTTGAAATGCTATGTGGTAGTGGAGTTGAAAATCGTGGATTTTATGCCTGAGTTCATCGGCAAGCTGAATTTCTATGTTTCGGCAGCAGATGAGTTGCTTAAAGGAGAAGGAGACAATCCAAGCATTGGCATTCTCCTTTGCAAGGATAAAGACTCGTCCGTTGTTGAATGGTCTTTGCGTGGTATTACCACTCCGTTAGGTGTGGCAAGTTATCAGTTGCAGGAGGTGTATGAACGTACACTGCTTGAAATCAAGCAGGAATCGGCAGAGGAAGAAGACTAAGCAAAATTGAAATCGTAGACAGGGTTTACGATGTTTGCATGTTTGCATGCAAACATGTTTTGGTTTGACTAGCATGTGTGTTGTCTAATGGGGGTAAGTCCCTAATAAGCCCTAATAGCGGGGATTGTATAGCCAATAGCAAGGGTGTCCCTTTTGTCCGCTATGCCGATGACTCGATGATATTTTGTAAGTCCAAGCGTGCAGCCAAACTCAAGGAGTTGACTTCCCGAAGCAATGGTTGGGGATATGCCAAGAGGAAGCTAAAACTTGAAGAGTACATAAGGGGGTGGGTAGTACCTCAAAAGGTACCCAAAATAGGAACCGTATGTACGGTGGTGTGAGAGGTCGGAAAATTTATGATATGGCAGATGGCATGCAGGCGGTAACAATGCCGTTTACAACCCTTTGGGGATATGATACGGATGCTGACAGAGTCGGAATTTATGTGTTTTATGTTGTTTTCTTCACGAATAATTTGGTAGTTACAAATAAACAGTGTATCTTTGCAGCAGAAATGCTGCACTCGGTAATTTGAGAACAAATTTTCATTGTGCCTGTTTGCATTATCAATAAATCAAATAACAAAAATTCTGCTTATGGGAAAGATAGTAGATAAAACAGAGACTAAGATAGTTACGCTTGATGGAGTTGAGATTATCAAGCAGGTAACGAAGGTACTTATGCCTAATGGTAAGTACCGATATCCTACTGTGTATTTTACGGTTAACGATGATGTCAAGGCTCTGACAGCAGAACAATTAGACAAAATCCGCATCCCTGTCTACAAACAGTTAATTTGAAATTAATATGGAAGAAAGTGAAGGTTATCCCTTCGTCTTTCAAATGATAGACAGGGATAGTGCAGATCTCTCGTCATTAAAATATAATTACTGAAGTTTCGCATGTAAGCTCCACACGCCCTGAAAGGGCAGAAGCCCCTAGCCCAGGGCATCGCCCTGGGTGTTTATGGACGCAAACCTGTCGCCCTGTAAGGGCAAAAGCTTTCAAATACCTGGCAATATACTAAGCTTTTGCCCTTACAGGGCGCCTTGCAGATTGCTATTATACCCAGGGCGCTGCCCTGGGCTAGGAGCTTTTGGGCCTTCAGCCCGTACTTAAACCACATGCGAAACTTCAGTAATTAGGTTAACAGTATATATCTGATTACGGGAAACGACAAGGGTCTATATGCCACGATGAATAGATGGCGTATAGACCCTTGGTTATATTGGTGACTAAAGTTTCCGGAAATTGAGTGTTAGCGTTGTTTCATATCATTAAACCCTTTCCATTATTAATAAAGTTCTTTGTTTCAATTTCGGCACAAATATAAGAAAAAAATCCTAATCCCAAAATTTATACTGATTTTTGGGATTAGGGACCCAAAAAGCTTCAGAAGCAGCACGCCCTTTACCTTTGCTTTACTCTTCGGCCAGCGATTTTCAATTCCGCTACGCGGTCGGTGACCGAAGTAGCTTTCTTCATAATTCTTTTCTTTTGATTCTATTTCGCGAAGATACAAAAGAATCCGAATAATCGGATACCATTCCTTCTTTCTTGTTTTGTAAGCAGAACATGGTTTTACTGCTCGTTTTTATACTATTAAACATAAATATTCACTTTTGCGAGATTTTTCTTGCGGAAAATTTTGTGATTTCAATAATTATTCGTATCTTTGCAGCGTCAGTCCTCGCCAAGCCTCTTAACAATGCTCAAATCGTGCGAGGCGTTTTTTATTTATACACATTTGAATATGGCAAATCTTATACCTTTTACAAAACGATTTGAATCTTCAGAAAATCTCGTTAATTTGCTTGAATCACGAGGTTTACAGATTTATGATAGGAACAAAGCCATACAGTACCTTGACAATATTGGTTATTACAGATTGTCTGCTTATATGTATCCTTTGTTGAAGATGCCCAAGACAGCACATTTATACAAGGAAGGTTCATCCTTCAAGAAAGTGATGATGCTTTATCGTTTTGATAAGAAACTGAGACTACTCATGTTCAATGAGATAGAAAAGATTGAAATTGCTATCAGACGGGCAGTAATGCAAATAACAGCAGATATGACGGGCAATCCTTTTTGGCTTACTGACTCTTCTTATTTCTTGGATAGTTCCAGGTTTAATGAAACAATACGAGCTATATCCAAGGAATACAGCAAATCCAAGGAGGAGTTTGTTCTTCATTTCAAGCGAACCTATTCTGAGCCATATCCACCATCGTGGATTTTAGGCGAGCTGCTTACTATTGGAAATGTCAATGCTATTTATCGTAACATCAAACAAAATCGCATACGCAAACGCATAGCTAAACGTTTTGGTTTGCCTATCAATGTGTTTGAGTCATGGCTTACAGTTATTGCTGTTACTCGAAATGCCTGTGGTCATCATTCAAGAGTATGGAACAAACAGAATGCTATTCAGCCAGCGATTCCAAATAGTCCTGAAAGAGAATGGATAACGCTACCAACAGATTCCATGCGTGCTTACTTCGATCTGTGCATCATCAAGTACTTTCTTAATGTTATATCCCCCAATAATGATATGCAATCCAAAATAACATGGTTGTTCATTCGGTTTCCCGAAATTGACTTAAAAGCTCTCGGCTTTCCGCAGGGATGGCAAATGGAACCATTATGGAGGTAATTTCAAGTGAAACTGCTATTTTATACCAGTTTGTACCGGTTTATGTGGTTTGCATCATGAATTTTATGCCAAAGGAGCATGAGGTGACAAAGTTTAGGACAGACGTTGCTTTGAGGGAGAAGTCTAGTGACTCGATGTTTTCTGACAAGCTTCGTTTCATCTATCTTTCTCTTCCTTTCTTTGATAAGAGTGAGGAAGAATGCGAGACAGGTTTTGAAAAATGGATTTATGTTTTGAAGTATTGGAAAGATTGCCTTTTACGGCACAGAAAAAGATATTCGATCATCTTGCTAAATTGGCGGATGTTCGTTGCTTGAGTAGTGAGGAGCAGGAAAAATACGATGAAAGTATTAAGGCTGCCGATGATTACTACGGCGTCCTGATGAGTTATTACATGAATGGTATTGATGAAGGTGTTGCCAAAGGTGAAGCAAGGGGTAGCCATCATAAAAGTCTGGAAATTGCCAAAAAAATGATGGCAAAGCCGAAAATTCGCTTGAAACCGAAGTCGGTCAGCAAGCTGATATATCTTTCTTCTACCTGCTTCATAATCATCTGTATTAAAAATCCATGCCACAAAGTTACGACTTTATTTTCAAACCCGCAAGAGATTTCAGTGAAAAGTTTATGAAAAAGTAAGAGAGATTGCGTTTCTTATGTGATAGGACAAGGGTCTATATGCCACGATGACAAGTGGTGTATAGACCCTTGATTATATGGTGATATTTGTCATCAATATCTCCGCTTATGAATTGCTCAGATTCTTAATGATTTCCAAAGGTAGCTGGGTAGCTTTGGCAACCTGTTCGGCAGAAAGTCCCATTGCCAGCAATCGTTGTGCTGTTTCTGTGTTGGCCTCATGTTTGCCTTCTGCTCTACCTTTCTCCATACCTTTTTCCATACCTTTCTGATATCTGTCATCCAGAAGGGTTCTTTCAACACTTACCGAATCCCAAAACTTGTCATAGGCTCTGAGTTCGGCATCAGTAAAACCGGAAATCTCCAGTTCTTCTGTTGTCGGCAGATATTGTTGCTGTTGTATCAGTTCATCTTCGCTGAGTGGCAGGAGGGCGTTCAGAAGACTGATCAGTCTTTTAGGATGATTGCCGAATATCTTCTTGAACGTAAGGTCTGCCTTAGGGTCTAAGTACTTCATAACCATCTGTTTTAAAATTCACTACTGCAAAGTTACGGTTTTATTTTCAAACACGCAAGAGATTTTAGGGAAAAGTTTCGGAAAAAGTTAGAGATTGTTGAATGTTGAATGTGGAGTGTTGAATGGTCTATATGCCTCGATGAACAGGTGACGTATAATTAGTCTTTGTTGATAATTACTTCTTGAATAGAGTCTGGAAACGTTAAAAAATACCAACAAGGTGTCGCATTGCTCACGAATGAGACACCAAAAACCAAAAATTCATACCTGAAAAAACAAATATTACCCCCCCACTTTCATATAAAACCCTTAACTTTGCACCAGGATTTTTACAATCTGTATCATGAAGGATTTAAAATATTGTAAATTATAATCAAAACATAATAGATTAATATGAGAAATTACTTAACTGGAAAAGAACGGTTACTGGTCGCAGCACTTGCATTTATTCTTCCAAAAAGAAGATTTAATATTTGGTTATGGGTGCTGTTATGCGTCCCATGCCTGTTGGCAAGTTGCGACCATGATGTTCATGATGGTGAGGATGAGGGTGGTTTGTCGGTATCGCTCACTTGGGCAGATGAAGCTGATAAAGGCACGGAAGTGAAGGATGTGAAGCTCTGGATATTCAATGCCGATGACGGTTCCTTAGTTGAGGAAAAACATGATGGTAGTGCGCAGGAGGTGGCAAGCCAACGCTTCGCTCTTCCTGTAGGGCATTATCAGATTCTGGCTGCCACCAACCTTATAGAACTGTTTTTTATCGGTGAGGCTACAA
This genomic interval carries:
- a CDS encoding Rpn family recombination-promoting nuclease/putative transposase — protein: MPKEHEVTKFRTDVALREKSSDSMFSDKLRFIYLSLPFFDKSEEECETGFEKWIYVLKYWKDCLLRHRKRYSIILLNWRMFVA
- a CDS encoding PDDEXK nuclease domain-containing protein, which translates into the protein MAEKNNIPQFVNSDSFMADKNYVKWLSDLKKRFHAAQLKAAVKVNTEMLKFYWSLGEDICEKQKQYKWGAKVIGRLSLDLRAEFPQSEGFSRTNLYDIKRWFAFYSSQIEFVHQAGGQLQKVDNANTPIPEILLGVPWRHQTVIVSKCDTINEALFYLNKVVENNMSRTELEYVVKSQLYEHTGKALNNFDVTLSQPQNLLAAEIIKDPYKLDFFSLPSKFSEMDLENKLATNITRFLLELGKGFAYVGRQIELDTPSGKAYFPDMIFYHTRLKCYVVVELKIVDFMPEFIGKLNFYVSAADELLKGEGDNPSIGILLCKDKDSSVVEWSLRGITTPLGVASYQLQEVYERTLLEIKQESAEEED
- a CDS encoding Abi family protein, with protein sequence MANLIPFTKRFESSENLVNLLESRGLQIYDRNKAIQYLDNIGYYRLSAYMYPLLKMPKTAHLYKEGSSFKKVMMLYRFDKKLRLLMFNEIEKIEIAIRRAVMQITADMTGNPFWLTDSSYFLDSSRFNETIRAISKEYSKSKEEFVLHFKRTYSEPYPPSWILGELLTIGNVNAIYRNIKQNRIRKRIAKRFGLPINVFESWLTVIAVTRNACGHHSRVWNKQNAIQPAIPNSPEREWITLPTDSMRAYFDLCIIKYFLNVISPNNDMQSKITWLFIRFPEIDLKALGFPQGWQMEPLWR
- a CDS encoding ATP-binding protein; its protein translation is MKQKILERLGYSNRIERMFGRGMMIALTGQRRVGKSCVMRRIYNHIAENEENHVIYIDKEKTSFDMIANYQDLEAYVAANIVEGKENYLFIDEVQEISDFEKALLSIQSDDTCQIMITGSNAKMLSGELATRLRGRYIAYRIRGLCYEEFLTFHELKDDDASLNLYLQYGGLPQLRSLGLENTDLVEDYLDNVYNTIVLRDIIERENIRNIPLLRTLLKFVSDNIGKQFSATSIVKFLKSQNTETSAKMILTYLEYLSNAFIIDRVNRYDIHGKRLFELGDKFYFEDLGIRNHIIGGNRRFDIEKVMENAVYIHLCRMGYKVYVGQMYKAEIDFVAEKADSVAYVQVTYLLASEETVEREFGNLKLIKDSHPKYVISMDRLYSQTNIDGIKHIHLRDFLKMTTLV
- a CDS encoding DUF4160 domain-containing protein is translated as MPKIFEYFGFIFLFYSNEHEPIHVHVMKDGHEAIFEIILENGELVEIHRRTSSKIPPLSEKDAATAEAFVKKYYKNIVDKWVNFFIYKKRIRSTKITKKL
- a CDS encoding Rpn family recombination-promoting nuclease/putative transposase, whose protein sequence is MIMKQVEERYISLLTDFGFKRIFGTAMNKDLLICFLNSLFNGRQVVKDVSYLNPEHVGDVYTDRRAIFDVYCEGENGEKFIVEMQNAYQTYFKDRALFYSTFPIREQAPKGNEWDFKLNHIYTVALLNFSMNEDAFDKEKIRHHVQLCDTATHKVFYDKLEYIYVEISKFNKPLEELDTLYEKWLYALKNLYKLTQRPKELCDKVFDRLFEEAEIAKFTPQEMREYETSKMAYRDIKNSVDTAKREGIAEGKEIGMKEGMEKGMEKGREEGRAEGMNLRSLEIARKMLAKGMDEASIMDMTGLTAEEIKLLKAEM
- a CDS encoding DUF2442 domain-containing protein, which gives rise to MNLSIVSAKYVAPLKVELHFNDDTIKTIDVGAFIRNHPHPQYNSYLNENKFKKFKIEFGNIVWGKNWDLIFPIDKLYAGVCC